A genomic window from Candidatus Limnocylindria bacterium includes:
- a CDS encoding alpha/beta hydrolase yields the protein LLIIAGELDRTVEKKMVVANFRKYARSTAVTDYHEFSGRTHWICRQPGWEEVADYALEWLAKQVPAT from the coding sequence CTTCTGATCATCGCCGGCGAGCTGGACCGCACGGTCGAGAAGAAGATGGTCGTCGCGAACTTCCGGAAGTACGCGCGCTCGACCGCGGTGACGGACTACCACGAGTTCTCCGGCCGCACGCACTGGATCTGCCGGCAGCCGGGCTGGGAAGAGGTGGCCGACTATGCGCTGGAGTGGCTCGCGAAGCAGGTGCCCGCGACCTAG
- a CDS encoding crosslink repair DNA glycosylase YcaQ family protein — translation MGSGALATFHEPTRDWFESSFAAPTRAQELAWPAIASGQSTLVLAPTGSGKTLAAFLYAIDQLLYAEPDGCRVVYVSPLKALAIDVERNLRGPLVGIRHVAEGMGTPLREPSVATRTGDTPARDRARFAKTPADIFITTPESLYLVLSSSARESLRNVRTVIVDEIHAMVATKRGAHLALSLERLEELAGRPLQRIGLSATQRPLDEVARFLGGFNADGQRPVKIVDAGHTKQLDLRVEVPVDDMSKLGTETLEIRSGPASRADARSSIWPAIYPRLLELIREHRSTLIFVNSRRLAERIANAVNELAGEELVHAHHGSVAREQRLRIEDDLKAGRLRALVATSSLELGIDMGAIDLVIQVESPPSVASGMQRIGRAGHQIDTPSKGVIMPKFRGDLLACAALTERMHAGAVEQSRYPRNPIDVLAQQIVAMVAVEPWTVDDLERVVRRAAPFSDLARPILEGVLDMLSGRFPSDEFAELRPRVVWDRVGNALRSREGAGRIALTSGGTIPDRGLYGVFLVGAEPGKGRVGELDEEMVFETRQGETFLLGASTWRVEEITHDRVLVSPAPGVPGKMPFWKGEAAGRPLEFGRAIGALTRTLRASDPAEGTRRLMEKHDLDERAARNLLQYLADQYAAAGAVPDDRTIIIERYLDEVGDWRVCVLTPFGGKVHAPWAMAIGAMVRERSALEIDVLWTDDGIVARFPEADAPPPADVALPDPDRAQDLVVARLSETPLFAARFREAAGRALLLPRRFPGSRSPLWHTRRRASELMQVASQFSSFPIILEAYRECLQDVFDMPALIEVLRGIRSRDIRVVTVDSKTPSPFASSLLFTYVGNFIYEGDSPLAERRAQALTVDPTQLRALLGEAELRELLDAEALAELELDLQHLAPERAARHADGVHDLLLRVGDLTRDELAARVSDPSALDDWLAALERDRRTISLLIGGETRHIASEDAAKYRDALGAVVPPGLPDAFLSSSERPLASLVRRYARTHGPFGVADLARRLGLSPRLVLDALRELADAGTVLEGEFRPGGTGIEWVDAGVLRTLRQRSLARLRREVEPVEQAALARFATAWHGLDAPRPGEGALLDAIAQLQGAFVPASDLESRVLPSRVSGYDEGDLDALLASGAAVWVGGGASGPHDGKVSIFLTEHLALLPEPRDDRPTGTTHQKIRDLLAARGAVFFPQLLAGLGGGFTPEVLEALWDLVWSGEVTNDTLQPLRGFIRSPASRARRRANAARRSTYPTRGSMLVSAERAAIYSRESAGRWSLIDSLRVPNLTPTERVTAGVHQLLERHGIVTREAVQAEGVSGGFAAVYGVLKAMEDAGRVRRGYFVAGRGATQFALPGAVDRLRVVRDAGSSRGDESAPRVVTLAASDPANLYGAALAWPERPEGRRPMRSAGALVVLIDGVLAAWLARDERALLTFTDGEEHEIATARGLIATALAAEASPDRRAPFFLDEVDGLPVDESPLAEPLRTAGFTRTPRGYLKRNA, via the coding sequence ATGGGGAGCGGCGCACTCGCGACCTTCCATGAGCCCACCCGCGACTGGTTCGAGAGCTCGTTCGCGGCGCCAACGCGCGCGCAGGAGCTCGCATGGCCGGCGATCGCGTCGGGTCAGAGCACGCTCGTGCTCGCGCCGACCGGGTCCGGGAAGACGCTCGCGGCGTTCCTCTACGCGATCGATCAGCTCCTGTACGCGGAGCCGGACGGCTGCCGCGTCGTGTACGTCTCGCCGCTGAAAGCGCTCGCCATCGATGTCGAGCGCAACCTGCGCGGGCCGCTCGTCGGCATCCGCCACGTCGCCGAGGGCATGGGCACGCCGCTCCGCGAGCCCAGCGTGGCGACGCGGACCGGGGACACCCCGGCGCGGGACCGCGCGCGCTTCGCGAAGACGCCCGCGGACATCTTCATCACCACGCCGGAGTCCCTGTACCTCGTGCTCTCGAGCTCAGCGCGCGAGAGCCTGCGGAATGTTCGGACCGTGATCGTCGACGAGATCCACGCGATGGTCGCGACCAAACGCGGCGCGCACCTCGCGCTCTCGCTGGAGCGGCTCGAGGAGCTCGCCGGCCGTCCGTTGCAGCGCATCGGCCTCTCGGCCACGCAGCGGCCGCTCGATGAGGTCGCGCGTTTCCTCGGTGGCTTCAACGCCGATGGCCAGCGCCCCGTGAAGATCGTCGACGCGGGTCACACCAAACAGCTCGACCTGCGCGTCGAGGTCCCGGTCGACGACATGTCGAAGCTGGGTACTGAGACGCTCGAGATCCGCAGTGGCCCCGCATCGCGCGCCGACGCGCGGTCGAGCATCTGGCCGGCGATCTATCCGCGGCTTCTCGAGCTCATCCGCGAGCACCGCTCGACGCTCATCTTCGTCAACAGCCGGCGCCTCGCGGAGCGCATCGCGAACGCCGTGAACGAGCTCGCCGGAGAAGAGCTGGTCCACGCGCATCACGGCTCGGTCGCGCGCGAGCAGCGCCTCCGGATCGAGGACGATCTCAAGGCGGGCCGGCTGCGCGCGCTCGTCGCAACGTCGTCGCTCGAGCTCGGCATCGACATGGGCGCGATCGATCTGGTCATCCAGGTCGAGTCGCCGCCGTCGGTCGCGAGCGGCATGCAGCGCATCGGGCGCGCCGGCCATCAGATCGACACGCCGAGCAAGGGCGTGATCATGCCGAAGTTCCGCGGCGACCTTCTCGCGTGCGCCGCGCTCACCGAGCGCATGCACGCCGGCGCGGTCGAGCAGTCGCGCTACCCGCGCAATCCGATCGACGTCCTCGCGCAGCAGATCGTCGCGATGGTCGCGGTCGAGCCGTGGACCGTCGACGACCTCGAGCGCGTCGTGCGGCGGGCGGCTCCGTTCTCCGATCTCGCGAGGCCGATCCTCGAAGGCGTGCTCGACATGCTCTCGGGCCGCTTTCCGTCGGACGAGTTCGCCGAGCTGCGGCCGCGCGTGGTCTGGGACCGCGTCGGGAATGCGCTGCGCTCCCGTGAGGGCGCCGGCCGAATCGCGCTGACGAGCGGCGGCACGATCCCGGACCGCGGGCTGTATGGAGTGTTCCTCGTGGGCGCGGAGCCGGGAAAGGGACGCGTCGGCGAGCTCGACGAAGAGATGGTGTTCGAGACACGTCAGGGCGAGACCTTCCTCCTCGGCGCGTCGACCTGGCGGGTCGAGGAGATCACCCACGACCGCGTGCTCGTCTCGCCCGCGCCCGGTGTCCCCGGGAAGATGCCGTTCTGGAAGGGGGAGGCGGCGGGACGCCCGCTCGAGTTCGGCCGCGCGATCGGCGCGCTCACGCGAACGCTGCGCGCCTCGGATCCTGCCGAGGGAACGCGCCGGCTGATGGAGAAGCACGACCTCGACGAGCGCGCCGCGCGCAACCTGCTCCAGTACCTCGCCGATCAGTACGCGGCCGCAGGCGCGGTGCCCGACGACCGCACGATCATCATCGAGCGCTACCTCGACGAGGTCGGCGACTGGCGTGTCTGCGTGCTCACTCCGTTCGGCGGAAAGGTGCACGCGCCATGGGCGATGGCGATCGGCGCGATGGTCCGCGAGCGCAGCGCTCTCGAGATCGACGTGCTGTGGACGGACGATGGCATCGTCGCGCGATTCCCCGAGGCGGACGCGCCCCCGCCCGCGGACGTCGCGCTGCCCGATCCCGATCGCGCGCAGGACCTCGTTGTCGCGCGCCTCTCGGAGACGCCGCTGTTCGCGGCGCGCTTCCGCGAGGCCGCGGGTCGCGCGCTGCTGTTGCCGCGCCGCTTCCCGGGCAGCCGCTCGCCGCTGTGGCACACACGGCGTCGCGCATCCGAGCTCATGCAGGTCGCGTCCCAGTTCAGCTCGTTCCCGATCATCCTCGAGGCCTATCGCGAGTGCCTGCAGGACGTGTTCGACATGCCCGCGCTCATCGAGGTGCTGCGCGGCATCCGCAGCCGCGACATCCGCGTCGTCACCGTCGACTCGAAGACGCCGTCGCCCTTCGCGTCCTCCCTGCTCTTCACGTACGTCGGCAACTTCATCTACGAGGGAGATTCGCCGCTCGCGGAGCGACGGGCGCAGGCGCTGACCGTCGATCCGACGCAGCTGCGCGCGCTCCTCGGCGAGGCCGAGCTTCGCGAGCTGCTCGATGCCGAGGCGCTCGCCGAGCTCGAGCTCGATCTGCAGCACCTCGCGCCGGAACGCGCCGCGCGACACGCCGACGGCGTTCACGATCTGCTTCTCCGCGTCGGCGATCTCACGCGCGACGAGTTGGCGGCACGCGTGAGCGACCCGTCAGCGCTCGATGACTGGCTTGCCGCGCTCGAGCGGGATCGCCGGACGATCTCGCTGCTCATCGGCGGCGAGACGCGGCACATCGCGTCGGAAGACGCGGCGAAGTATCGAGATGCCCTCGGTGCCGTCGTGCCGCCGGGCCTGCCCGATGCGTTCCTCAGCAGCAGCGAGCGGCCGCTTGCGTCGCTCGTGCGCCGATACGCGCGGACGCATGGTCCGTTCGGCGTCGCGGATCTCGCGCGCCGGCTCGGTCTGTCCCCGCGTCTGGTGCTGGACGCGCTGCGCGAGCTTGCCGACGCGGGCACCGTCCTGGAGGGCGAGTTCCGTCCGGGCGGGACCGGGATCGAATGGGTCGATGCCGGCGTGCTGCGGACGCTGCGTCAGCGCTCGCTCGCGCGTCTGCGCCGCGAGGTCGAGCCCGTCGAGCAGGCGGCGCTCGCCAGGTTCGCGACCGCGTGGCACGGTCTCGACGCCCCGCGCCCGGGCGAGGGCGCGCTGCTCGACGCGATCGCGCAGCTGCAGGGCGCCTTCGTCCCTGCATCCGACCTCGAGTCGCGAGTCCTTCCCTCGCGCGTGAGCGGTTATGACGAGGGCGACCTCGACGCACTCCTCGCGTCCGGTGCGGCCGTCTGGGTCGGCGGCGGCGCGAGCGGGCCACACGACGGCAAGGTCTCGATCTTCCTCACCGAGCACCTCGCGCTCCTGCCCGAGCCGCGCGACGATCGGCCCACCGGCACGACGCACCAGAAGATCCGCGACCTGCTCGCGGCGCGCGGCGCGGTGTTCTTCCCGCAGCTGCTCGCCGGTCTGGGTGGCGGCTTCACGCCCGAGGTGCTCGAAGCGCTGTGGGATCTGGTCTGGTCGGGTGAGGTCACGAACGACACGCTCCAGCCGCTGCGCGGCTTCATCCGTTCGCCCGCGTCGCGCGCGCGCCGCCGTGCGAACGCCGCGCGCCGATCGACGTATCCGACGCGCGGGTCGATGCTGGTATCGGCCGAGCGTGCCGCGATCTATTCGCGGGAGAGCGCGGGTCGCTGGTCGCTCATCGATTCCCTGCGCGTGCCGAACCTCACACCGACGGAGCGCGTCACCGCGGGCGTCCATCAGCTGCTCGAGCGACACGGCATCGTGACGCGCGAGGCGGTGCAGGCGGAGGGCGTGTCCGGTGGATTCGCCGCCGTCTACGGGGTGCTGAAGGCGATGGAGGATGCCGGCCGCGTCCGCCGCGGGTACTTCGTCGCCGGACGTGGCGCGACGCAGTTCGCGCTGCCCGGCGCCGTCGACCGCCTGCGCGTCGTCCGCGACGCGGGCTCGTCGCGCGGGGACGAGTCGGCGCCGCGTGTCGTGACGCTCGCCGCCTCCGACCCGGCGAACCTGTACGGCGCCGCGCTGGCATGGCCGGAGCGTCCGGAGGGGCGCCGCCCGATGCGGTCGGCCGGAGCGCTCGTCGTCCTCATCGACGGCGTGCTCGCCGCGTGGCTCGCGCGCGATGAGCGCGCGCTGCTGACATTCACCGACGGCGAGGAACACGAGATCGCGACGGCACGCGGGCTCATCGCGACCGCGCTCGCGGCGGAGGCGAGCCCGGACCGGCGCGCGCCGTTCTTCCTGGATGAGGTGGACGGCCTGCCGGTCGACGAGTCTCCGCTGGCGGAGCCGCTGCGCACCGCGGGCTTCACGCGCACTCCACGCGGCTACTTGAAACGAAATGCCTGA
- a CDS encoding DNA-formamidopyrimidine glycosylase family protein — translation MPEGDTIHRVANVLRRALAGRIVTGFEIVAPRMSSDGARFQVVGSVVRSVESNGKHLLITFARGEDDVVLHTHMKMTGMWHVYRTGERWWSPRHDARVIITTDEFVAPCFAPPVVELMTTKEIAFHAVLPELGPDIIRDEFDEDEAIRRLRASPPERDIATALLDQRTISGIGNVFKCEALFLERVSPWALVADLDDATLQRLVTQARKLMRLNRDGGERRTRFALNPAEGMWVDERTGLPCHVCGTPVAWGYHPSEFRKSWYCPRCQNVQWAPTTAEEIGRLATMTAARMSPPGPPASR, via the coding sequence ATGCCTGAAGGCGACACGATCCACCGCGTCGCGAATGTGCTGAGACGCGCGCTCGCGGGCCGGATCGTGACGGGCTTCGAGATCGTCGCGCCGCGGATGAGCTCAGACGGCGCGCGCTTCCAGGTCGTCGGCAGCGTCGTCCGCTCGGTCGAATCGAACGGCAAGCACCTGCTCATCACGTTCGCGCGGGGCGAGGATGACGTGGTGCTTCACACGCATATGAAGATGACCGGCATGTGGCACGTGTACCGGACCGGTGAACGGTGGTGGTCGCCGCGCCATGATGCGCGCGTGATCATCACCACCGACGAGTTCGTCGCGCCATGTTTCGCGCCACCCGTCGTCGAGCTCATGACGACGAAGGAGATCGCGTTCCATGCCGTCCTGCCGGAGCTCGGGCCGGACATCATCCGAGATGAGTTCGACGAAGACGAGGCGATCCGGCGGCTGCGCGCGAGCCCCCCCGAGCGCGACATCGCGACCGCGCTCCTCGATCAGCGGACGATCTCCGGCATCGGCAACGTCTTCAAGTGCGAGGCGCTGTTCCTCGAGCGGGTCTCACCCTGGGCGCTCGTCGCCGATCTCGACGATGCGACGCTCCAGCGGCTCGTCACGCAGGCGCGGAAGCTGATGCGCCTCAATCGCGACGGGGGCGAGCGTCGCACACGTTTCGCGCTCAACCCCGCGGAGGGGATGTGGGTCGACGAGCGCACCGGTCTCCCGTGCCATGTCTGTGGAACGCCGGTCGCGTGGGGCTACCACCCGAGTGAATTCCGGAAGAGCTGGTATTGCCCGCGGTGCCAGAACGTGCAGTGGGCACCGACGACGGCGGAAGAGATCGGGCGGCTGGCAACGATGACGGCGGCCCGGATGTCGCCACCCGGGCCGCCGGCCAGTCGCTAG